One stretch of Riemerella columbina DNA includes these proteins:
- a CDS encoding TIGR00341 family protein: MVRERLQKLIEVFSLISQKETFDTVKENVAASIPFKGTNLWILIFAIFIACLGLNMNSTAVIIGAMLISPLMGPIMGIGFSVGINDPWMLRDAIKNYAFATGVGLVTSTIYFLISPIDDAYSEILARTSPNIYDVLIAFFGGAAGFVATCSKLKGNVIPGVAIATALMPPLCTAGFGLATGEFSFFFGALYLYLINTVYIAVATFIIQKILGFPQYHFKDEKIEKRSQKIMWALVILTLIPSTYFGYVMVNKNKFEQDASRFINTEAIFPNNFLLNKKINYEDKALELTYGGEKLDEKSKKMLEEKALNYGLDGVKIIIKQGFNFIPSNGAANAVPANNDAEQQLKKMLVMRSDSLKAQAQQVKQLYRELKVQNINIKEVAFSKMDEAKDTTIIKKNVMVIGTDKPLREEERKQLDRWLKIRVNDDKVRIIYYTE, from the coding sequence ATGGTGAGAGAGCGGTTGCAGAAGCTAATAGAGGTATTTAGCTTAATATCACAAAAGGAAACCTTTGATACCGTAAAAGAAAATGTAGCGGCAAGCATTCCTTTTAAGGGGACCAATTTGTGGATTTTGATTTTTGCTATTTTCATTGCGTGCTTAGGGCTTAATATGAACTCTACTGCGGTGATTATCGGTGCGATGTTAATTTCCCCACTGATGGGACCTATTATGGGCATCGGTTTTTCTGTGGGCATTAACGACCCGTGGATGCTTAGAGATGCCATTAAAAATTATGCCTTTGCCACAGGCGTGGGCTTGGTGACCTCTACCATTTACTTCCTCATCTCTCCGATTGATGATGCCTATTCTGAAATTTTAGCCCGTACCTCGCCGAATATTTATGATGTGCTGATTGCCTTTTTTGGCGGCGCGGCAGGTTTTGTGGCAACTTGTAGTAAACTCAAAGGGAATGTGATCCCTGGGGTGGCTATTGCCACAGCGCTCATGCCGCCACTCTGTACTGCAGGCTTCGGCTTGGCGACAGGCGAGTTCAGCTTCTTCTTTGGGGCGCTTTATCTTTACCTGATCAATACGGTTTATATTGCGGTGGCTACCTTTATCATTCAGAAAATATTGGGCTTTCCGCAGTACCATTTCAAAGATGAAAAAATAGAAAAGCGCTCCCAGAAAATTATGTGGGCATTGGTGATTTTAACCCTCATCCCGAGTACCTATTTTGGGTATGTTATGGTGAATAAAAATAAATTTGAGCAAGATGCCTCTCGTTTCATCAATACCGAAGCCATTTTCCCGAACAACTTCCTTTTGAATAAGAAAATCAATTACGAAGATAAGGCTTTAGAACTGACCTATGGCGGGGAGAAATTAGATGAAAAAAGCAAAAAAATGTTGGAGGAAAAAGCCCTCAATTACGGTTTAGATGGTGTGAAAATCATTATTAAACAAGGGTTTAATTTTATCCCGTCGAATGGTGCGGCTAATGCGGTTCCTGCCAATAATGATGCTGAGCAACAACTCAAAAAAATGCTCGTAATGCGCAGCGACAGTTTGAAGGCACAAGCCCAGCAAGTTAAACAATTGTATAGAGAGCTTAAAGTTCAGAATATCAATATTAAAGAAGTGGCTTTTAGCAAAATGGATGAAGCCAAAGACACCACCATAATCAAGAAAAATGTGATGGTCATCGGTACGGATAAACCACTGCGAGAGGAGGAAAGAAAACAGTTGGACAGATGGCTTAAAATCAGAGTGAATGATGACAAGGTGCGGATTATTTATTATACAGAATAG
- a CDS encoding DUF6089 family protein, which translates to MRTRILSVLCLISTFVMSFGQRHELGLQIGATNLVGDIGRTNYVLQKPMSLTHISEFGVPFYFGALYRMNFNPYQTLRFNLGYVNIQFNDQLAQENYRNQRHNYGANSLYMAEALFEYNFLPINNEQKTPMFSPYLFAGIGGMMYSTTQHTLDYGNTPMVDASGDFVPPTDTPDIKKKMNNSLTVAVPFGVGLKYKFNYNWTIFGEFTFRPTFSDNLDYSHLSEKQVKIIYDKEAVAAIRGAKKYLTKDEINQLITPYLEANRVGNLQSKDWANSITLGISYSFGRPPCYCD; encoded by the coding sequence ATGAGAACAAGAATTCTTAGCGTTTTATGCCTCATTAGCACCTTTGTTATGTCTTTTGGACAAAGGCATGAGTTGGGCTTGCAAATAGGTGCCACCAATCTGGTGGGGGATATAGGGCGCACCAATTATGTCTTACAAAAACCGATGTCGCTTACTCATATATCAGAATTCGGAGTTCCTTTTTATTTCGGTGCTTTATACCGAATGAATTTTAACCCATACCAAACGCTAAGATTTAATTTAGGCTATGTCAATATTCAGTTTAACGACCAATTAGCACAAGAAAACTACCGAAACCAAAGGCATAACTACGGTGCCAATAGTTTATATATGGCGGAAGCTTTGTTTGAATACAACTTTCTTCCCATCAATAATGAGCAAAAAACACCGATGTTCAGCCCTTATTTGTTCGCAGGTATAGGCGGGATGATGTATTCCACTACGCAACACACTTTAGACTATGGCAATACCCCAATGGTAGATGCTTCGGGGGATTTTGTACCACCAACAGATACCCCAGACATCAAAAAAAAGATGAACAACAGTCTAACGGTTGCAGTGCCCTTTGGTGTTGGTTTGAAGTATAAATTCAATTACAATTGGACGATTTTCGGCGAGTTTACCTTCCGCCCTACATTCTCCGACAATTTGGATTATAGCCATTTATCAGAAAAACAAGTGAAAATCATCTATGATAAAGAAGCCGTAGCCGCCATAAGAGGGGCTAAGAAATACCTTACCAAAGATGAAATTAATCAATTGATAACCCCTTATTTAGAAGCCAACCGCGTGGGCAACTTGCAGTCCAAAGATTGGGCAAATAGCATTACCTTAGGGATTTCTTATTCCTTTGGGCGTCCACCGTGTTATTGTGATTAA
- a CDS encoding isoprenyl transferase, with the protein MSEIKNKINRAQLPQHVAIIMDGNGRWAKSRGEHRTFGHKSAIKAVRNAINACNEIGVPYLTLYTFSTENWGRPSDEVDTLMSLLSETLLQEAEEIFSKGLRMHVIGDIDRLPAMVRDQLMNVVELTKENTNGNLVLALSYGSRHEILKAVQQIAKQAKNGEIAPEEITEDTIAQHLYTKEIPDVDLLIRTSGEVRISNFLLWQIAYAELQFLDILWPDFTKDDFFQCIVDYQAKERRYGKTSEQINP; encoded by the coding sequence ATGTCAGAAATAAAAAACAAAATCAATAGAGCGCAGTTGCCGCAGCATGTTGCCATTATTATGGATGGCAATGGGCGCTGGGCAAAATCCAGAGGCGAGCATAGAACTTTTGGGCATAAAAGTGCCATAAAAGCCGTTCGTAATGCCATCAATGCGTGCAACGAAATTGGGGTGCCTTACCTCACCCTCTACACCTTCTCCACAGAAAATTGGGGGCGCCCATCTGATGAGGTAGATACTCTGATGAGCCTCCTCTCCGAAACTTTGCTCCAAGAAGCAGAAGAGATTTTTTCTAAAGGCTTGAGAATGCATGTGATTGGGGATATAGACCGCCTCCCAGCTATGGTTAGAGACCAGTTGATGAATGTGGTAGAGCTGACCAAAGAGAATACCAATGGTAATTTAGTATTGGCACTGAGCTACGGCTCCAGACACGAAATCTTGAAAGCCGTACAACAGATAGCGAAGCAAGCAAAAAATGGCGAGATAGCACCAGAAGAAATTACCGAGGATACCATAGCTCAGCACCTTTATACCAAAGAGATTCCAGATGTAGATTTGCTCATCAGAACCAGCGGCGAGGTGCGCATTAGTAATTTCTTGCTTTGGCAAATAGCCTACGCCGAGTTGCAATTTTTAGACATCTTGTGGCCAGATTTTACAAAAGATGATTTTTTCCAATGCATCGTAGATTATCAAGCCAAAGAAAGGCGCTACGGCAAAACCAGTGAACAGATAAACCCTTAA
- the bamA gene encoding outer membrane protein assembly factor BamA — protein sequence MRYKFLPVLFFAATAYLYGQNTPEVPQTVSTETTAQLPATDGPYILKDIVIDGAKKYSADQVLRFTGLRKGEMVEVPGQKISEAIKKLWNSEYFSEVEVYVQSIEGQNIVLRFLLEDLKDLGEVKVVGVDKKVSKSKAEKIIKDNHLKPGIKITNDLISSVKHNVAKQYVDKGFADAKVAIKNQPNPKDTNMMDWTIEVQRGKRIKIDHIEFEGNDNVSDAKLRKKAFKETKQKRFLLGIFKPSRFIKEKYEEDKKNLVNYYNSLGYRDATIVADSVWRNKNNNYEIKVKLNEGKKYYIGDISFVGNTAYTTEFLQKVLGYKKGDIYDAVGFNKKVGEDGGKEDDSDIRSVYLNNGYLFSQVTPVEKAVKGDTIDLEIRIKEGEKATWDRVTWSGNTTTHDHVILRSLQTRPGDLFSKRDLRGTMFDLAGMQFFDPQQIKQDIKPDPTNNTVDINWSLVEKGSSQVQLQAGYGGNSFIGTLGLTFNNFSLKNFLRGKDFKPVPQGDGQVLSLQAQAGQYFQNYSIAFTEPWLFGSRPTALSVGLNHSRVKYTDYDGAAQKLNIFSASVGLNRRLLWPDQYFSLYTGVSYQGYDFQNYPFQFGTEQVNNGTANNFSFNISLSRNSAGYDPIFPTQGSNIEASLKFTPPYSAFNNKDYANLSSAEKYKWLEFYKIKLKADTYNTVIGKLVLRSTAEMGFMDGYNKVLGAPPFERFYLGGTGLFGGRYDGRELIPLRGYENASTYGGLSEDVTPVGGGTLYNRFAVELRYPISMNQTAKIYALTFAEGGNTWNGFSSYNPFQLKRSVGLGIRVYMGAFGLIGFDFAYGFDSTLGNQQPSGWKTHFLMNQSL from the coding sequence ATGAGATATAAATTTTTACCCGTCCTATTTTTTGCAGCTACAGCCTATTTGTATGGACAGAACACCCCAGAAGTGCCGCAGACCGTATCTACGGAAACTACAGCGCAACTGCCTGCCACAGATGGTCCTTATATTCTGAAGGACATCGTGATCGATGGGGCTAAAAAATACAGTGCCGATCAAGTCCTCAGATTCACAGGACTGCGGAAAGGCGAAATGGTGGAAGTGCCAGGACAAAAAATCAGTGAAGCCATTAAAAAACTTTGGAACTCGGAGTATTTCTCTGAGGTAGAAGTTTATGTGCAGAGCATAGAAGGGCAGAATATTGTGCTCAGATTTCTTTTAGAAGACCTTAAAGACCTCGGCGAGGTAAAAGTGGTTGGGGTAGATAAGAAAGTCAGTAAGTCTAAGGCGGAAAAAATCATCAAAGATAACCACCTGAAACCAGGCATTAAAATCACCAATGACCTCATTTCTTCCGTTAAGCATAATGTTGCGAAACAATATGTGGACAAAGGCTTTGCCGATGCCAAAGTCGCTATTAAAAACCAACCCAATCCCAAAGATACCAATATGATGGATTGGACCATAGAGGTGCAGCGCGGCAAACGGATCAAGATAGACCATATAGAGTTTGAAGGCAATGATAATGTGAGCGATGCTAAATTGAGAAAAAAAGCCTTCAAAGAAACCAAGCAAAAACGCTTCTTGTTAGGAATTTTCAAACCATCACGCTTCATTAAAGAGAAGTACGAAGAAGACAAGAAAAATTTGGTTAATTATTACAACTCGTTAGGGTATAGAGATGCCACCATTGTTGCGGATTCTGTATGGCGCAACAAGAACAACAATTACGAAATTAAAGTCAAACTGAACGAAGGTAAAAAATACTACATCGGCGATATTAGTTTCGTGGGGAATACCGCTTATACTACAGAGTTTTTACAAAAAGTTTTGGGCTATAAAAAAGGCGACATCTACGATGCTGTGGGCTTTAACAAGAAAGTAGGCGAAGACGGCGGTAAAGAAGATGATTCTGACATCCGCTCCGTTTATCTTAATAATGGTTATCTCTTCTCGCAAGTTACCCCAGTGGAAAAAGCGGTAAAAGGCGACACCATAGACTTGGAAATCCGCATTAAAGAAGGCGAAAAAGCCACTTGGGATAGAGTCACTTGGAGTGGCAATACCACCACGCACGACCATGTGATTCTCCGCTCATTACAAACCCGCCCTGGGGATTTGTTCTCCAAACGAGACCTCAGAGGGACTATGTTTGATTTAGCGGGAATGCAATTCTTTGATCCACAACAAATTAAACAAGATATTAAACCTGACCCAACCAATAACACGGTAGATATCAACTGGAGTTTGGTAGAAAAAGGCTCATCACAAGTGCAGTTGCAGGCGGGCTATGGGGGAAATTCCTTCATCGGGACTTTAGGTTTAACATTTAACAACTTCTCACTAAAAAATTTCTTGAGAGGTAAGGACTTTAAGCCAGTACCTCAGGGTGATGGGCAGGTGCTTTCGTTACAAGCGCAAGCTGGGCAATATTTCCAAAATTATAGCATTGCCTTCACAGAGCCTTGGCTATTCGGAAGCCGTCCTACAGCGCTTTCGGTGGGGCTTAACCATTCCAGAGTGAAATATACAGATTATGATGGCGCCGCACAGAAACTCAATATCTTTTCTGCCAGCGTAGGTTTAAATAGAAGGTTATTATGGCCAGATCAATATTTCTCACTATATACTGGCGTTTCTTACCAAGGTTATGATTTCCAGAACTATCCATTCCAGTTCGGTACAGAGCAGGTGAATAATGGTACGGCGAACAATTTCAGTTTTAATATTTCATTAAGCCGAAATTCCGCAGGATACGACCCTATTTTCCCTACCCAAGGGTCTAATATAGAAGCATCTTTGAAGTTTACACCGCCATATTCTGCCTTTAATAATAAGGATTACGCCAATCTATCTTCGGCAGAAAAATACAAGTGGTTAGAGTTCTACAAAATCAAGTTAAAAGCGGATACTTATAACACGGTTATTGGCAAGCTCGTGCTGCGTTCTACGGCAGAAATGGGTTTTATGGACGGTTATAACAAAGTATTGGGCGCACCACCATTTGAAAGATTTTACTTAGGTGGAACGGGACTTTTCGGAGGTAGATATGATGGTAGAGAACTCATTCCGTTGCGTGGTTATGAGAACGCCTCTACTTACGGAGGGCTTTCCGAAGATGTAACGCCAGTGGGCGGAGGTACGCTCTACAACCGTTTTGCGGTGGAGCTAAGATATCCAATCTCTATGAACCAAACGGCGAAAATCTATGCTTTAACCTTTGCAGAAGGTGGTAACACTTGGAATGGCTTTTCATCTTACAATCCGTTCCAGTTGAAGCGTTCCGTAGGTTTAGGGATTAGAGTTTATATGGGAGCCTTTGGGCTTATCGGTTTTGATTTTGCTTATGGCTTTGATAGCACATTGGGCAACCAACAGCCATCAGGATGGAAAACCCACTTCCTAATGAACCAATCATTATAA
- a CDS encoding OmpH family outer membrane protein, translating to MKYIKHIIGLVLFLGYFGVASAQKIGVVDTQYILEKLPQYKAAESRLSAQVKTWETEISQLQSEYETKKAALENEKVLLIGEQLKQREKEVADLEQSLKTLITKRFGTDGEINQLRVSLVKPFQDQIWNAIKTVSEKSSLGIVLDKGNAASVLFLDKKYDYTDKVLDVLLKNQKK from the coding sequence ATGAAATACATTAAACATATCATTGGGCTGGTTTTATTTTTAGGCTACTTTGGCGTGGCTTCAGCCCAGAAAATCGGTGTGGTGGATACCCAATATATCCTTGAAAAATTACCACAATACAAAGCCGCAGAGTCTCGGCTAAGTGCTCAGGTGAAAACTTGGGAGACCGAAATTAGCCAACTCCAAAGCGAGTACGAAACTAAAAAAGCCGCCTTGGAGAATGAAAAAGTCCTCCTCATTGGGGAGCAACTTAAACAAAGGGAAAAAGAGGTTGCGGATTTAGAACAAAGCCTAAAAACCTTGATTACCAAAAGATTTGGCACCGATGGCGAAATCAATCAGCTTCGGGTTTCTTTGGTTAAGCCCTTCCAAGATCAGATTTGGAATGCCATAAAAACCGTTAGCGAAAAAAGCAGCTTGGGCATAGTTCTTGATAAAGGTAACGCCGCAAGTGTTCTTTTTCTTGATAAAAAATACGATTATACAGATAAAGTGTTAGATGTATTACTGAAAAATCAGAAAAAATAA
- a CDS encoding OmpH family outer membrane protein yields the protein MKKLSVLFAAVAMMFTFGNAKAQKIATMDLAGIINAMPEKKKADEQLLSTFKVKQAEIEKQAKAWQDEVAAYQKGAAAMTEAQRSAKEQELQKKQQNLQQLSEQAQKDYAEKQQAAYAPIDKKLMDATEKAAKANGWDFIFDANTVGLIYKNGADATAAVKKELGL from the coding sequence ATGAAAAAATTAAGCGTATTATTTGCAGCAGTAGCTATGATGTTCACTTTCGGTAACGCTAAAGCACAAAAGATTGCCACTATGGATTTAGCGGGAATCATCAATGCGATGCCAGAAAAGAAAAAAGCCGATGAGCAACTTCTATCTACTTTTAAAGTAAAGCAAGCCGAAATAGAAAAACAAGCCAAAGCTTGGCAAGACGAAGTAGCCGCTTACCAAAAAGGCGCTGCAGCGATGACAGAAGCTCAGAGATCTGCAAAAGAGCAAGAACTCCAAAAGAAACAACAGAACTTGCAGCAATTATCAGAGCAAGCACAGAAAGATTATGCTGAAAAGCAACAAGCCGCTTATGCGCCTATCGACAAAAAATTAATGGACGCTACTGAGAAAGCCGCTAAAGCGAACGGTTGGGATTTCATCTTTGATGCCAACACCGTGGGGCTTATCTACAAAAATGGCGCAGACGCTACTGCAGCTGTTAAAAAAGAATTAGGACTTTAA
- a CDS encoding acyl-CoA thioesterase, whose amino-acid sequence MLKEFSSLVKIRFSDCDPLGHLNNVKYLEYMLNAREDHVEEHYGFTYEAYAREHGCTWIAIENQIAYLKEVRANQKVHITSKTIAIDDRTATVELLMKDEQQKKLHAVLWIKVIYFNLKTRKSELQPKEILEQFGHFLVEIPETSFQERVLALRKKNREH is encoded by the coding sequence ATGCTCAAAGAATTTTCATCACTGGTAAAAATAAGATTTTCGGATTGCGACCCTTTGGGGCACCTCAATAATGTGAAGTATTTGGAATATATGCTCAACGCTCGGGAAGACCATGTGGAAGAGCACTATGGCTTCACTTACGAAGCCTACGCCCGCGAGCACGGCTGCACTTGGATTGCCATAGAAAACCAAATAGCCTACCTTAAAGAGGTGAGAGCCAACCAGAAAGTCCACATCACGAGTAAAACCATCGCGATAGATGACAGAACGGCTACAGTAGAGCTTTTGATGAAAGATGAACAACAGAAAAAACTCCACGCTGTCCTCTGGATTAAGGTGATTTATTTCAACCTCAAAACCCGAAAATCAGAGCTACAACCTAAGGAAATCTTGGAACAGTTTGGACATTTTTTAGTGGAAATTCCAGAGACTTCTTTTCAAGAAAGAGTATTGGCGTTGAGAAAGAAAAACCGTGAGCATTAA
- the rfbD gene encoding dTDP-4-dehydrorhamnose reductase translates to MKILITGGGGQLAQCFRKLEPQYPSYELIFKTSEELDITDKSEVEAVFEEEKPQYCINTAAYTAVDLAEKEAEKAFAVNRDGAQNLAEICYEMKVCLIHISTDYVFDGDTELSYTEDDFTAPLGVYGASKLAGEEAVLEAAPESIIIRTSWLYSEFNKNFVKTMLQLFAQKEELGIVNDQFGQPTNANDLAEAVMKIIATEPKISGIYHFSNYPETTWFLFAEKIKAFSGAKIGLNPITTTEYPTPAQRPQRSTFCLDKIEQDYGVEIQHWENSLEDCIKILNHD, encoded by the coding sequence ATGAAAATTTTAATCACAGGTGGCGGAGGGCAGTTGGCACAATGTTTTAGAAAGTTGGAACCGCAATATCCATCATACGAATTGATATTTAAAACTTCGGAGGAGTTGGATATTACCGATAAGTCGGAGGTGGAAGCCGTTTTTGAGGAAGAAAAACCACAATATTGCATCAATACGGCAGCCTATACCGCAGTAGATTTAGCCGAAAAGGAAGCCGAAAAAGCCTTTGCCGTGAACAGAGATGGCGCACAGAATTTAGCCGAAATTTGCTACGAAATGAAGGTGTGTTTAATCCATATCTCCACGGATTATGTCTTTGATGGCGATACAGAATTGTCCTATACCGAAGACGATTTCACGGCGCCTTTGGGCGTATATGGCGCTTCCAAATTGGCAGGCGAAGAGGCGGTTTTGGAGGCAGCACCAGAGAGCATCATCATCAGAACCTCGTGGCTCTATTCTGAGTTCAACAAGAATTTTGTGAAAACGATGCTTCAGCTGTTTGCTCAAAAGGAAGAACTCGGCATTGTGAATGACCAGTTTGGACAACCTACCAACGCCAATGACTTGGCAGAAGCTGTGATGAAAATCATCGCTACAGAGCCTAAAATCTCAGGAATTTACCATTTTTCCAATTATCCAGAGACCACATGGTTTCTGTTTGCGGAGAAAATTAAAGCATTTTCGGGGGCTAAGATAGGCCTAAACCCCATCACGACGACGGAATATCCTACGCCAGCGCAACGCCCACAGCGAAGCACTTTTTGTTTAGATAAAATAGAGCAAGATTATGGCGTAGAAATTCAGCATTGGGAAAATAGTTTAGAAGATTGTATTAAAATTTTGAACCATGATTAA